DNA sequence from the Penicillium psychrofluorescens genome assembly, chromosome: 3 genome:
CGCTCGACATGGACGGATCGCCCTGATCTCTCTTGTTCAGGTGATTAGGGTCCGCATCGCTTCCCGcatcgccttctccagcgtCTCTCTCTGATACAGTCCCCTCCGCCAGTCCTTCACCGGGGTATTCGGGTACGTTGTTATGTCGCGACACCAGATTCCGGACCCCACCCTGGTAGCGCGTCAGGAACGGAAAGCTCTCCCATTCCGCGGGTGGCGGGGGTTTCCTGGTTGTGACGCCCAAATCGTCCGTGATATTCTTGACAGAgccggagatggcgaagCGGAAGAGTGTCAGGATGAATAGGACCAGAAACGCGAACAGCGCAAGACACAGCCAGCGCATTATCCGCTGCGGGACGCGGAAGCCGACGCCTGCTTGCGCGCGGCGCAGACCGGCGCCGCTCAGCACGGGCTGGtaggaggccgaggaggaggggaaggatTCCGGCTCACTGTCGTCGGAGGAGTCATCGCTGCGATTGTAGTGGCGGTAGGGCGAGTGGCTATATTGCTTCTCGACGTCGGAGAAGTCGCGGGTGCTGTGGGCGCCATAGGGCGCCGAGGTGCTGTATGCGCGGGAGTGCCTCCGCACCTGAACGGGCATGATTGCAGGCAGAGGTTGTCAACATTGACGGGCGAGGGGGGGTCAATGgagacagacagacagtcTTCGATACGACATCTGCGCTAGCGAGGGCGGAATAGGGGAGAGGGCGGGAAAGAGCACGCGAGCCGAGGTGCCGCGCAACGGGGAATCCGCAATGGGCGCAGGGCGTGGTACGGGCGGTCTGAACAAGGGAGAATCCTGGGACGCAGCAGTGCGGCACAGTAGAAACAGCACGCAGGCACTGAAAGAAGGAGAATTCCGGGGATTCTTGACAGGTGGGCCAGCCGAGTCAACAAAAGCGGCAGGTGCCAAGCCCTGATTCGGCGCGGATTACGCAACCCTCGAGCCACACTAGCCAACCTAATGGACGAGTTACTCGTTCCTACGGGACCAGGCACTAAGAAGAACATCGCCGTTTTGGGATCGCAGCAAATAGAGGCTAATGGCATCGCGTAGAAGGAATGGAAAGAACTTCGAGTGGCAGAACCCCCTGACCGGTGACCCTATCCCTATGTGGTCGCTGAGAAACTCCTGTCAATCATCATAGTCTGTGGTATTTCTTCCCCGACGCTCGCCTCCCTTACACGTACAACCCTAACCCCCTCATCGCGGTCGTCACAATTTAGTCCCGGTTCGTTTTCCGCAGCGTCTCAGCGAGCCACTCCAGACCCTCGTACAGACCATCACCCGTGGTGGCGCAGGTGGATTGGATGAACTAGAGAGGTCAGCATCGAAGAAATATAAAAACAAATCATAGGAAAAAACTTAGGACTTACCCAGGCGCGGCGGGTGAGGCTCTGCAGACCAAGCTGCTGGGTGATCTCGGCGGGGCTCATAGCGTTCTGGAACAAAAAAATCAGCAACTGTGCGAGGCCAGCGAACACACACTCCAATCATACCGGCAGATCTTGCTTGTTGGCGAACACCAGGAGCAGGGCATCCCGgagctcgtcctcgttcaACATGCGCTGCAACTCCTCGCGGGCCTCGACAATACGGTCCCGATCGTTGCTGTCCACCACGAAGATGATACCCTGGGTGTTCTGGAAGTAGTGGCGCCACAGGGGGCGGATCTTGTCCTGACCACCGACATCCCACACGGTGAACTGGATGTTCTTGTACTCGACGGTCTCGACGTTAAATCCTGATATCCCTCGTCAGCATCTCCGGGAACTTACCGCGGGCCTAGAGCGAGTGGGAGGCACTGACCGATCGTGGGAATGGTGGTGACGATTTCACCGAGCTTCAGCTTGTACAGGATGGTGGTCTTTCCGGCGGCGTCCAGGCCAACCATCAGAATTCGCATCTCCTTGCGACCCCATAGTCTATCGAACAGCTTCGAGAATGCGAGACCCATATTGGCGGTAGCGAGAACGGAGTGCTCGAAGCCTAATGTAGCGAATGGAGTgagttgatgttgatgtgtgtgtttgtgtgttggggggtggtggaatGGGTTGGGGGATTTTGACACCGGAAGGAAGGGGGGGGTTTGGTTTGGTaagaggcggaggggcaTGCAAAACGTGTTTGTTTGTGTGTTGGGGGTCTTCAGGGGCGGGTTCTGGCCACCCGAGTACGAGAGGCGAAATGGGGAATGGGACGAGGATCAGCAATGCACTTACCGATAGGAAGGTGGTgagtgaagagagaggaTGGATGTGTATGGAGCACACAAGAGGcgagaggaagggagagggaagaaagggaaaggTGTTTGGGGTGTACGGAATACGCAGGCATACGGCGGTGGGCGTAGCCTCCGTCACTGCATTACAAGGAACCCCCGTGACTTGAGCCCAGCAGGCTTCTGCCACTCTTGCTTACTTCTCGGCGCCGAATTGGACCACTTGTCATTGATCCTGTGTTCGGTTCTGGTTATTTCTCTGCCTAGGGTTGACTCAATCCGTGCTTGCTCAATCGCTCGTCCCGAAGAGGACACCGTGTTGCCCGTAACGTGAAATACCAGACTCTCTGGTGGCCCTGATAGGCTCCACTTATCGGGCCCAGTCTTTTTCATCCGATCCTTTCATCTTCAGCTTTACTCGTCCAGGGGCCCACGGCCTGCGCCACAACTGTCGGAGCGAGTGTTGTTCACGAACTATATATAGtacatcatcatcctcttcaccgGCGCTGCTGCATCATCCGCTCGCGCGACGTCCGGAAGAACGTTCTCACCAACGACCGGTAGATCGTCTTGCCCTCCACCGTATCGCTGGCCATCCCAAAGATCATCAGCATTAGAATGGACACCACCAGTATCACCGCAAAGGCCACCCAGTATTGCGTCACCGAGTAGTTACCCTTGACCAGGTCCGTCGAGAAGTACGCCGTCATCAGACTGACGGGCAGGAACAGAATGGTCGCCTTGGCCAGCAGGATTGTGATCCGCGTCAACTTCTCCACGGCCTGCGAGTCCTTGAGCGCGATCAAGTTGAAGTTCTGCCTCGGTTAGAATGTGATTTTGGGCCAGGGAACCAGGCCACGTACCAAGAACGTCAATGACTCCTTCTCCGTGAGACAGCTGTCAATCTCGCTCAGGCAGTACAGATTGATCCGATCTGCCAGCCGCTCAAAGCGCGCCACCGCGGCCGAGCTCAGATGCACCCCGACGGGCTTATCGGTGATGCCGGGCTGGCTGGGGTTGCTGACCAGGCTCGACTGCCGTAGATCGGAGAACTCGATATCCCCAAAAGTGGTGCCGTACGACAGCGGTGGCGGTGGCGCCTGGCGGAGTTCGTCGCGGAACATGCGCTGTCGCTGTAATAGACGCCGCATGATCAGCTCGTAGCTTTGATAGAGCCGCTTGAGGACCGCCAGCCGGCGACCTAGCCAGTGCAACTCATTCACCAAGTTCACCTCGGGCTGGTTGAGCATGTTTCCTCTCTGCGTGCGGGAGTCAGTCAGTCGGCCCAGTGCCAGATCGGTATGTAGGTTCACTTACCATTTGGTCCAGGGCAACCCCGTATTTGTGTTCTCGTTTAGCAATGAGTCCATAGCTGGACATCCAGTCATCGAAGATGTAGTAAAATAGCAGGCTAGGCCCGTCCCCCTGCTTGATATTTGCCTGGTCGGGCCCGAAGTCGGTGAAATGGCGCACTCGAATGGTGACCAGCGAATCGTTCTCGGATACGGAAGAGTGCTGCCGGGACACGcccgagaagatgaagcggATGTTTCGGCGCACTACGTCAAGAACACGCTTCATGTCCTCCATGGACTCTTGGCCCTGCCCTCGTGGGAACGGGTTCTCCTGGATTGAAAGGACGGTTCCTGTCCCGGTTAGTAAAGTAACAGCACGACGTCTGATTGACACCAACCGTCTTCGAAAAGAATGAGCCACGACCACAGCCGTCTCCCATCTGGCAGGTCTTTGCCATTCGGCATGTGCATGTGCGGAACCACAAATAACGTATTGTAGCCGACGCAAGTGTCTGTTCAAAGTGAGTCTCATTTCATGGTGCTATCTGTCTCACGGGCAGCGAACGACGTACATCGAGGGCCATGGTCCACGGATGAGAAATGCCAAATCTGATCGGTGACTCGAGAAAAGGTCAAACTCTTGAACGAGGCGGCTTCCTGAGGCGTATGATCCGGAGCTGACAGATCCTTGAGGAAGATTGCGCTTTCGACATCGCCCGTTGGCTTCTCGGAGTGGTCGCAATCGCGCGAATGTCTTCCTTTAGGTAACGCGACGGGCCTGGGGGGCGGCACAACTGGTTCGGTGCACATCATCCCCTGCAGTCGTTCTGAGACCCCATAGTATGTGGTGATGGCCTGGCCGAGTCAGCGGTTGAAGATGCAGGTCAAGAAGCTGACGCACCTTGATAGCATCTTTCTGTTCCTCTGGCGCCCAGATATTACTGCGGGTACGATGGTCAGTGAGGAGAGGAGCCAGCGGGAGGATTTGGGGGCCTTACATCCATCGGGTGCCAAAACATTTTGCTTTCTTCGATCCCGTCAGTTCCTAAACCACCAAGATGGGGCAACAACCACCTACCGGCCTGCTCAGGAGTAGTTTGATATCCTCGGTGTCCAGGTTGGCGCCATACCAGGCATCCTCGTTGCCAAAGTCCAGTACAAAGTTCCGGGTGCGCGGGTCCTCTAGACGGCGCATGGCATTGTAGAAGTGAGTCTTGTTGTCGATATCATGGAATTTTTCTTCCAGTGAGGGCCTGTCCCCCGATAGACTGGAGTAGTACTCCTGCGggctcagcagcagcgtgTCGGCCATATCTCCTGAGAGTCAAGAGGGGTTTTGTTGTGTTGCATGCGATACGAGGTAGTTAGGCGCGCGTCTGACGGTTGTCACGCTAAGAGAGGAGGGTCAGTTAGGGGTCGGGGGCGAATGAGTCGATTGAAGACTCAACCCATCGCAAGGTGTTAATGAAATTTCAGAAacgagagaagaggaaagagagaggtTGATGAAGGTTGAGCTGAAACATATTAGCGCCATCACCTCGACAGGTCATGCATAGCTTGGCGCTGGGATCAGCAGGCGCCCTCCACCCCATCCCCGGCGGTTGGCTGCATAGTAGACGTAGGTATGCCTATTCTTGCCCGGGAGGATGGTCAGATGGCGCCTAGCGGATTGACTCACGGGGGCACCACGTCACTCCATGATGCTAGGGGACTCACCTGATGGATCTTCATCGGTCTGCTCAACAGATTGATAGTCGGCCTCTTCAATAAATTCATGAACATCAACAAGGTCCTCTAAATAAACCGCAGAATAAACATCGGTCGGActttgaaaaaaaaaaaagtttaCTTTGATGTTTAGTCCCAAGAACTCCGGTATATCTTTGTAGAGCTATCTATTACTGTTGTTCTCCTCTCGCGTCCAATTCCATTTCATTGTTTCTCTAGCCCCAGCGCCAACATACGCTAGACTTTATTAAATTTCATACGAGGATATCGATATTTCCGTTTACCATCATTAAACGTTAATTACATATTCTAAAAATTGTTTTGAGGTTGAATAGTACAATGCTATGTGTAAAAATGCATGTGGCATGTATTGTTGTATATTACCAACCAAAACCACATCCCTGTAGTCGTCTCAACCCAAGTGTCCAAATAGAAGCAATCCAAGGCTACTGAATCCTGTGTGGTCTAGATGGTATGATTCCTGGTTCGAGATCAGTGAGGTCCCACGTTCGAGTCGTGGCTCAGCGGTTCAGTGGCTATAGTCTTTTTGCTGGTTATATGTGAATAATTCATTATAATCCTGATTATTCTGTACAATTGCCTGCTGCTATGAGGTGTTTGACCACTTCAGCGTGGCCGAACTCGGATGCTCGGCTAAGAGCAGATCTTCCTTCCCGATCTAGGATGGACGGATCAGAACCGCCGTCGAGAAGCAGTTTAATTACCTGCAGATGATTATACTGTGCAGCATAATGGAGGGGCGTGGCCCCGGAGTAGGCTTGGATGGAGAGATCGGCACCGGCATTAATGAGGAGCGCCACTGCTGCACTATGGCCAGCCCTTGCCGCAGCGTGTAATGCCGTATGACCTTCTGCGCCTTGAAAGGAGACCGGTGCCCCGGAAGAAATGAGGTAGTCAGTCACACCCAcatgcccagctccagcagcgacatAGAGGGCAGTGTACCCATGTTCGTCGTAGCCTGACATGGTGTGGTAGTTGCCATGGTTTTCGCAAGACACATCGGCTCCAGCCTTAACGAGCAaatccaccacatccatgtGGCCCTCTTTGGCTGCTTTGTAGAGCGCAGAGCCACTTTCGTAGCGAATGTGATCATGAAGGTCATCTGGTACTACGCCCGCATCCAAGAGTCGCTCTACTATCGCAGTATGGCCATTCTCAGCTGCTTTTTTCAAAGACAT
Encoded proteins:
- a CDS encoding uncharacterized protein (ID:PFLUO_005402-T1.cds;~source:funannotate); its protein translation is MADTLLLSPQEYYSSLSGDRPSLEEKFHDIDNKTHFYNAMRRLEDPRTRNFVLDFGNEDAWYGANLDTEDIKLLLSRPAITTYYGVSERLQGMMCTEPVVPPPRPVALPKGRHSRDCDHSEKPTGDVESAIFLKDLSAPDHTPQEAASFKSLTFSRVTDQIWHFSSVDHGPRYTCVGYNTLFVVPHMHMPNGKDLPDGRRLWSWLILFEDGTVLSIQENPFPRGQGQESMEDMKRVLDVVRRNIRFIFSGVSRQHSSVSENDSLVTIRVRHFTDFGPDQANIKQGDGPSLLFYYIFDDWMSSYGLIAKREHKYGVALDQMRGNMLNQPEVNLVNELHWLGRRLAVLKRLYQSYELIMRRLLQRQRMFRDELRQAPPPPLSYGTTFGDIEFSDLRQSSLVSNPSQPGITDKPVGVHLSSAAVARFERLADRINLYCLSEIDSCLTEKESLTFLNFNLIALKDSQAVEKLTRITILLAKATILFLPVSLMTAYFSTDLVKGNYSVTQYWVAFAVILVVSILMLMIFGMASDTVEGKTIYRSLVRTFFRTSRERMMQQRR
- a CDS encoding uncharacterized protein (ID:PFLUO_005401-T1.cds;~source:funannotate), with translation MGLAFSKLFDRLWGRKEMRILMVGLDAAGKTTILYKLKLGEIVTTIPTIGFNVETVEYKNIQFTVWDVGGQDKIRPLWRHYFQNTQGIIFVVDSNDRDRIVEAREELQRMLNEDELRDALLLVFANKQDLPNAMSPAEITQQLGLQSLTRRAWFIQSTCATTGDGLYEGLEWLAETLRKTNRD